TGTAGATATGACGAATCAGCATTTGTTTCTATTGTAACTATTTCAGAGTCAAAGATTCCATCCCAAGTCTGCGAATCAAATACATGAAATCTGAATTCAAAATCTTTTATTATGTCTATCCCTGCTTGTTCAATATCTGTTCGACTAAATATAATTTCATCATTTGCTTTTTTATTTGAACCTACTTCACATGAAAACAAAGTATCTACCATTACACCATTAATAGAAGAATCACGAATCTGAACAGTAATTGAATTTTGTGAGTTATTTTCTACAAGCACTTTTAGTGCTGTACCAAACATACCATCTAATTGAAGAGATTTTAAAGTTATGATGATATCACCTTGTTCTAATATCACTTGCTCTTCTACTTTAATTTCTGTTTCTTCTTGCTTTGACTCATTTACCTGAGAAACATCTTTTACTGTACTATTTTGATTAATTGTTTTGTTGCTTTGATTGTAAGAAGATGAACAAGCTGTGTTAAGTATTATGCATAAGATAAAAAAGAAATAAAATAATGTTTTCTTAGAATTTATCATAGTATAGCCTCCTATTATATATGTTTACAAAATCATAATCTACCACTAACTATATATTTTATCACTTTTATTTCACTACTTCAACTTACATTTAACCATAAAATACTTTATTTTTCAAAATAATATAATATATTTTTTATCTTACATATTTTTAATTATTTCAAATTATAATAACTATATCTTTGTCATTCTATATCTTAAAATTATAACTAACTCTACATGAATTCATTTATTTAATTTATTATGAATACATATAATTTTTAACATAAGTTACTTTACTACATTAAAAAAAGAGATAGAATCTCTTTAATCTTGTTCTGCGCCGTAATTTATTTGAATACTTTAATAAACTTCTATAACCTCTAAATACTCACTCCCATATTCCTCTTCAATACTAGTTAATCCCAAAAGCAAAGATTTGACTAATAAAATGTATTGATCTTTTTCTTCATTACTCTCAAAAGTATTAACACAACAATCTAAATAGGGTTTACCATATAATTCAGAACTTTGATTCTCAAATTTTACACTTGTATATTCTGAAATAGAATTTACTGTATTAATGCTCAATGCAGATATAGCTGATGCAATAATATCTTCACCGTATTCACCATAATCAGTTGACCCGTAAACAATGAATTTATATAGTATTTTATTTTTATCATAGAAGAATATAGCCTTGACCCCTTCAGAATCTTTATAGTCAACTATATTTAATTCATTCTCTTTTACTTGCACACAATATTGAGGCTTATTTTGATTACAACTTACAAGTACTAAAACTATGATTACTGATATAACTAGAAATTTCAAGTTCTTCATTATTTACTTCCTTTCCATCTCATAATTGTTTTTAAAGGAATTATACCAAATCTATTTCCGTCACACCATTTTGGTCAATTAACACTTTCTTATACCTTTTGAATCCCCTATAAGTTTCAATTGTTTTATCCATAAGTGATAATCTCCAGATTTTATTAAAATCTCTTCTTATGCAAATGAATATATCCATGGATTCTTGATTAATTACCATTGAACATTGTGTAGTAAATTGCCCTTTAGATAACTGAGTTTTTTTCAATACTTCAAATGCCAGGTTGTAATCAAACTCCTCTTCTACACTATTAATTATATTTGTAGCAGTAATATATCTATCAATTCCAAATCCGTTAATACTATTGATATCTCTATTAAGCAATTCACTATTTGAAAAATTAGTCATTACAACATCTTTTTCATCTGATATCAAAAATGAATTTCCATCTAAGCTTGGCTCAATAATAACTGCATGACCATACTTGTCCGCATACAACTGATGTCCTTTTAACTGCCCACAATAATTTAATTTCTTTTGTCCAATTACGTCTTCAATAATATATTCAATCTTACTTGCCTTTTCCATTGCTTTTTTATAAACATCAAATGGCTCTATGAAATTATCACTATTATTAGAAAATATTTTAATATCAGAAACCATAACTTGAGCGGCTCCAAAAACACCATTGCTATTAAAACCAGCAGTAGGTACATATTCACCATCTATCTGAAACATTAATTGAAAAATATTGATACTATTTTCATTAACAATATCAAACTTTAGTTTTACATCATTATAATCAAAATTCATTCCATATATTGGTGTTTTATTGTAACAAGCAAAACTTGTACACATAATTAATCACCCTTTTAATTTTTCTAACTTCCCCATTATTTCATCGGTTAATTCATTAATTGTTTTATTTCCATCAAGTATTATATCACTCTCACTTTTAACTTTTTCATAGATCTTAATATTAGCAGATCTAAAACCATCTAAATACATATTGAGATTACTTTTAATTATATCTATTTTCTCATGAGGTTTATTGTTCTTTAAATCTACTTCTATATTTCGTAAAATTTTTCTCGATAGTGCAATATCAAAAGGTACATCAACAAAGAATACTTGGTCAACATGTTTCCTTACTCTGTCGTGAGACCTTCCAAAATTCCAATCTATAATAATATATTCTGCCGTTTTTATCTCTCTACTTTTAGGATTAATAATATTTTTATCGTCCAATAATTCATCTAAATCATTAAAGAAACAATTGCTCTCCAATTTATTAAGGTCTAATTCTTTTCCATTCCCAGTAAACATCTCGTTTGGATAAGATGTTTTTTCTTGATAATCATCAAACATAATGAATGTAGAGTTATCTAATAATTTTGCAATCTTCTTTGTTAACGTACTTTTGCCAGAACCAGAAATACCACTTATTGCAATTACATACTTATTTTCATTCATATATATGAGCCCCCATCTTATAATTTTCTGCATCTAGATTAAATATACTACACTAATACAACTTTAATTTCATTATAACATAATTCCCGACACAATAATAACTAAGCTATAGAATTGTTAAAATTCCATAGCTTTAATATACTATAGTTTTATAAATCCAACTCATTAAGTAACTCTTTAAGTTTTTTCAATTCATCTCTAGAAAGAGTTACTCCCTTACCCATCTTTTCATGTTCAGGACCCCAATCTCTTAAATCATACTTGGGTTCTCTATCATTCCAGCTAATTAAATTTAATTCTTTTGCCCATCCTTTGTTATTCTCAGATAAAATACCTACTGTTTCTTTTATTTCATATTTAATGTTTGGCATATTGTTTTCCTCCTGCATTTTATTTTATACTAAATGTATTTCAATGTTAAAAGTGCTTTTACCAGTACCTAGATATTTTTAGAATCATTTATTATAATTAATCCTCATTGTTGGATAAGCTAATTCAATATCTATTTCGTTACCAAAAGCATGAAGAATATCTTCCCATATATCGTTTATAGTATTCCTTCTTAGACGTGGCACACACAAATATCTTATTGTTAATTGTACTCCACTTTCTTTAACATCTGTATACACAATTGGTGTGAGATTCTTATAATGAATCATATATTGTTTTTTGGCTTGTTCTACCATTCTAGCCGCTTTTTCTGATAAATGCAATGAATGTTTATTGCCGATATCAGTCAATATTGTTTTAGCTTTTTCCCAATTACTTTCAAACGTGATAAGTACGTTAATTTCATTCCAAATATATTTAAATCCTTTATCATAGTTTACTATTCCATGTATAAATATAAAGTGATTTGGGATAATCAATATTCTTCCTGTACTTTGCTCACCATTTTCATAAGAAGATATCTCCATTAGGCTGAATTGGAACATTCTAATATCAATAACATCTCCTTTTTGTTCATTAATACTAATCCTATCACCTGCTTTAATAGGTTTTTTAATAATTATGAAAAGCCAAGCTACCATATTTACAAATAGATCTTTTAATGTTATGGCAACACCAGCTGACACAAGACCCAAATAGGTTGTTAGATTAGCTGTATCATCTGACCAAAGAAATACACATACTATAATAAAAACTGTACTAAAAAAATAGTAAACTCTTTTTCTAGCTTTATAATATTTATTGTTTTCATTATTAGTTGAATAAATAATACGATTAATTAATCGAATGATTAACATAATAAGCACAAAAGCTATTATGGTCCATAAAATTTTTATCAAAGCTTGATTATCATTTATATAATTCCAAATCGTATCCATTCCTTCAGTAAAACTCCTTTCAACCTTATATATTTTAGTTATTAATGCCTCTATGTTATACTATAATCTTTTTCTATTCCTTTTACTTCCAAAATAATTAGTCCCCCAAACTCCAGATAAAATCATAACAGCTCCAACAATCTGATACCAGTAAAATGGTTCATTTCTAATTAACACTCCAGCAATTATTGATGTTACGCTTGATAGGTTTGCGAAAACAGCAGCTCTAGATGCTTCAATTTTAGCTAACGTATAATTTATTAAAAAGAATGCTATAACTGACGATAGTATTCCTAAATACAGTACTGCTATAACTACTTTAACATTCATTAAAGGTACAAAATAATTGGATATTTCACCTTTCATTAGATGTTGTATTATAGCAATTCCATTGAAGGTTATTGCACCAATCCACATCATTGTATAAGTCATTTCCACTGGTCTGAAGTCCGTTGAAAATTTTCGTGATAACACATTAAATATAGAACCAAATAATACGGCTAATAAAAGTAATAATATCCCCATAATATTAGAACCAATTTCACTACTCTTCATAACAATAATAAAAATCGCTCCTATAACGGATAATCCCACAAAGATTATTTGAATCCTACTTGGAAACTCTTTTAAGAATATCACCGCTAATATTGTTACTACAATAGGTATTAGAGCTATCATCATTCCAGCTTCTGAGGAATTAGTTAGCTTAATACCAAAAATTTCACATATGAAGTAAGCTACTGGTTGTGTCAATCCAATTGCTATCAGTTTATGTATCGCTTTTCCTTTATATTCAACTCTAATTACTTTAGCTATCCTCATAATTGTTAATAAAATTACTGCTATACCAAATCTAAAAGCCAGTAAATGAAATGGATCAATTTCAGATAGTGCTTCTTTCGTGAATAAAAAAGAAAATCCAAATATTAAAGCCATTCCTGTGCCAGCCAAATATGGTAAATATCTCTCTTTCTCTGCCATAATTCTACCTTCCTTTAGTTGTTTAGTGCTACTGAATTATTTTTCATCTTGTTTCATATTAATTTTTATTTCTTCCAGTATAACATTTTCTGTACTCATATATAACCAGTAAAAAGTATTTTGTTAATTTTGTTCATGCACTATTTCATGTTTCAAGTATTAAAGATAAGACAAAAACAAAAAACTACCCGCCTATATTAAGCGGATAGATATAATGAAGTCTTTTATCTTCTATATTAATAGTGTTTTTTAACCAATTCAGTTATCTCTGATAACGAAAGACCTAATTCCTTATAGTACCGAATATCTTTTGCCATTTGCTTATGTGTTAACTCATCTCTTTTATCTTCTATTTCTTTAGCTGTTAATTCTGCAACAAAGCATCCACGCCCAGTAATAGTATAAATAAATCCCTGTCGTTCAAGTGCTTCCCATGCTTTTTTGACTGTAATTATGCTGATTCGTAATTCTTTTGCAGCTGTTCTTATTGGTGGCAGGCCATAGTTACTTTTCAAATCGCCTTTAATGATCTGTGAACTAATTTGTTCAAACAACTGTTGGTAGATAGGTTTTTCAGATGTATTAGATATCTCAACATTTATCATATGTCTACCTTACCAAATCTCTTAACTGATATTTTATATGCTATTATTGCTGATATGATAAATATTATAACCCCTCCACCAAGAATACCCATTTGTAAATATATACTATTTGCATCAGGTCCTTTTAGATACATATTTATACTTGGATTAAACAGAGCAAGTAGTTCTACTACTGATGCAAATATTATAATAGCAGCATTTGATACAATCGCAGGGGCACCGTATTTATAAGCCGTTTTATAGAACATTGGAAAGAATATTATATTGAACAATGCAAACATGATGAATACAAGCCCAAAGAATGCAATGTTAGGTTCAAGGAATATATATGTTGCGCTATTATATAGATTTTTATTAATGATTGCATAGAAAACTGCAATTATAATGTGGAGTAGCTCTAATGTAATTACTGATAGCATTCTAGATTTAACTATATTCTTTTTAGTCACAGGCATCATAATTGATAGCATGAGATCATTTTGAGTCTTATATGTTGCAAATATATTAGGTATGGTTATAAAACAAAAATACATAAGTACAATGAAATACAGCCATCCTGGGATAAGCATCAACGCACCTGTTAACACTGGCAAAAAGTAGAAAAAAGGACTAATTCCCAATTTAAAGTCTTTATACAGTAAATTATTCATCATCATCCTCCTTCTTCGCATAATATATCATAATATCTTCTAAACTAGGTGCTTTAACACGTACTCCATCAGTTTCACTAAATCTGTCAGTTTTAATTAAACCCGTAAAGCCAAAAGAATTTATTTTATAAGAAATCAAATCTCTTTTTATATTATCTAACTGATCCA
The window above is part of the Vallitalea guaymasensis genome. Proteins encoded here:
- a CDS encoding ribosomal-processing cysteine protease Prp; its protein translation is MKNLKFLVISVIIVLVLVSCNQNKPQYCVQVKENELNIVDYKDSEGVKAIFFYDKNKILYKFIVYGSTDYGEYGEDIIASAISALSINTVNSISEYTSVKFENQSSELYGKPYLDCCVNTFESNEEKDQYILLVKSLLLGLTSIEEEYGSEYLEVIEVY
- a CDS encoding DMT family transporter, whose translation is MAEKERYLPYLAGTGMALIFGFSFLFTKEALSEIDPFHLLAFRFGIAVILLTIMRIAKVIRVEYKGKAIHKLIAIGLTQPVAYFICEIFGIKLTNSSEAGMMIALIPIVVTILAVIFLKEFPSRIQIIFVGLSVIGAIFIIVMKSSEIGSNIMGILLLLLAVLFGSIFNVLSRKFSTDFRPVEMTYTMMWIGAITFNGIAIIQHLMKGEISNYFVPLMNVKVVIAVLYLGILSSVIAFFLINYTLAKIEASRAAVFANLSSVTSIIAGVLIRNEPFYWYQIVGAVMILSGVWGTNYFGSKRNRKRL
- a CDS encoding GntR family transcriptional regulator, producing the protein MINVEISNTSEKPIYQQLFEQISSQIIKGDLKSNYGLPPIRTAAKELRISIITVKKAWEALERQGFIYTITGRGCFVAELTAKEIEDKRDELTHKQMAKDIRYYKELGLSLSEITELVKKHY
- a CDS encoding ABC-2 transporter permease, whose protein sequence is MNNLLYKDFKLGISPFFYFLPVLTGALMLIPGWLYFIVLMYFCFITIPNIFATYKTQNDLMLSIMMPVTKKNIVKSRMLSVITLELLHIIIAVFYAIINKNLYNSATYIFLEPNIAFFGLVFIMFALFNIIFFPMFYKTAYKYGAPAIVSNAAIIIFASVVELLALFNPSINMYLKGPDANSIYLQMGILGGGVIIFIISAIIAYKISVKRFGKVDI
- a CDS encoding nucleoside/nucleotide kinase family protein, which codes for MNENKYVIAISGISGSGKSTLTKKIAKLLDNSTFIMFDDYQEKTSYPNEMFTGNGKELDLNKLESNCFFNDLDELLDDKNIINPKSREIKTAEYIIIDWNFGRSHDRVRKHVDQVFFVDVPFDIALSRKILRNIEVDLKNNKPHEKIDIIKSNLNMYLDGFRSANIKIYEKVKSESDIILDGNKTINELTDEIMGKLEKLKG
- a CDS encoding YdbC family protein, which codes for MPNIKYEIKETVGILSENNKGWAKELNLISWNDREPKYDLRDWGPEHEKMGKGVTLSRDELKKLKELLNELDL
- a CDS encoding mechanosensitive ion channel family protein, with product MDTIWNYINDNQALIKILWTIIAFVLIMLIIRLINRIIYSTNNENNKYYKARKRVYYFFSTVFIIVCVFLWSDDTANLTTYLGLVSAGVAITLKDLFVNMVAWLFIIIKKPIKAGDRISINEQKGDVIDIRMFQFSLMEISSYENGEQSTGRILIIPNHFIFIHGIVNYDKGFKYIWNEINVLITFESNWEKAKTILTDIGNKHSLHLSEKAARMVEQAKKQYMIHYKNLTPIVYTDVKESGVQLTIRYLCVPRLRRNTINDIWEDILHAFGNEIDIELAYPTMRINYNK